Proteins from one Verrucomicrobiota bacterium genomic window:
- a CDS encoding DUF3592 domain-containing protein, protein MGWQVSKGKAQGNRQLSSGCLALFGLPFLAAGLFFAYVSGQSLVTALVSQTWEEVPCVVDEFRILVDRKADEPFHPKVRYHFQWEGERREGRVLRHESDSREDEYEALAELRWRFLGEGDQVCRVNPANPSENALLAGSAGGGLLGLIFGLVFAVVGGGMLVGGVVGWRRRKAAVSSEEALSSTEPARGAPWVLVVVASLSGLAGLGMLVGLALPMVATYLDARSWEEVPATVIWSRVKSHEGEDNTTYSVDIFYRYQFQGQTHRSNSVSLAKGSSSGRASKQRKVRQFPRGKEIVCYVDPEKPWKALLEREFAGWSWVTVLFPLPFLAFGVGGWLWFGKKRAAEQREASLAKEGGSEEELPAVKTLAPSKKRLLWVAGAWGAAIFWNGILSVFLSEVWQAWKSGSPDWFLTLFLVPFVLVGLGLILHACYRLGAAVNPSPVLSLRPGGLILGEETEWRWRVSSGVARLRSLRVYLVGEEEARFQRGEDTVLDKQIFFEEKLVDAQTEAARREGRGILSLPLTSPPSFRAENNQIRWRLRVRGAIRWWPDVHDEYEIAVRAAKLSQERL, encoded by the coding sequence ATGGGTTGGCAGGTTTCGAAGGGGAAGGCCCAGGGCAACCGGCAGTTGTCCTCTGGCTGCTTGGCGCTCTTTGGGCTGCCGTTTTTGGCGGCGGGCTTGTTCTTTGCCTATGTCAGCGGCCAATCGCTGGTGACGGCACTGGTCTCGCAGACTTGGGAGGAGGTGCCCTGCGTGGTGGACGAGTTCCGCATTTTGGTGGACCGCAAGGCGGACGAGCCCTTCCATCCAAAGGTCCGCTACCACTTCCAGTGGGAGGGGGAGAGGCGGGAGGGCCGGGTCTTGCGCCACGAGAGCGATTCCCGGGAAGACGAGTATGAAGCGCTGGCTGAGCTGAGATGGCGCTTTCTGGGCGAGGGAGACCAGGTCTGCCGCGTGAATCCGGCCAACCCGAGCGAGAACGCCCTTTTGGCGGGCTCGGCCGGTGGGGGCTTGCTCGGTCTGATTTTTGGGCTGGTTTTTGCCGTGGTGGGCGGGGGGATGCTGGTGGGCGGGGTCGTTGGGTGGCGGAGGAGGAAGGCGGCCGTTTCGTCCGAGGAGGCGCTGTCTTCGACCGAGCCGGCGCGGGGTGCCCCGTGGGTCCTGGTGGTGGTGGCGAGTCTCTCCGGATTGGCGGGGCTGGGGATGCTGGTGGGCTTGGCTTTGCCGATGGTGGCGACCTATTTGGACGCGCGAAGCTGGGAGGAAGTGCCTGCCACGGTCATTTGGAGTCGCGTCAAATCCCACGAGGGAGAGGACAATACGACCTACAGCGTCGACATTTTTTATCGCTACCAGTTCCAGGGCCAAACCCACCGCAGCAATTCAGTGAGCTTGGCAAAAGGCTCTTCCAGTGGCCGGGCCAGCAAGCAGCGGAAGGTCCGGCAGTTTCCCCGCGGGAAGGAGATCGTGTGCTACGTCGATCCTGAGAAACCTTGGAAGGCCTTGCTGGAGCGAGAGTTCGCGGGGTGGAGTTGGGTCACGGTTTTGTTTCCGCTTCCCTTCCTGGCTTTCGGAGTGGGGGGCTGGCTTTGGTTTGGGAAAAAGAGAGCGGCTGAACAGCGGGAGGCCTCGTTGGCCAAGGAAGGAGGGAGCGAGGAGGAGCTTCCGGCTGTCAAGACGCTGGCTCCGAGCAAGAAGCGCCTGCTCTGGGTGGCGGGCGCCTGGGGGGCGGCGATTTTCTGGAATGGCATCCTGTCCGTCTTTTTGAGCGAGGTCTGGCAGGCTTGGAAGAGCGGGAGCCCGGATTGGTTTCTCACGCTTTTTTTGGTGCCCTTCGTCCTGGTGGGACTCGGTCTGATTCTGCATGCCTGCTACCGCTTGGGAGCGGCTGTCAATCCTTCCCCCGTGCTCAGTCTTCGCCCCGGGGGGCTGATTCTGGGTGAGGAGACGGAGTGGCGTTGGCGGGTTTCCTCGGGGGTCGCGAGGTTGCGCTCCTTGCGCGTTTACTTGGTGGGAGAAGAAGAGGCGCGCTTCCAGCGGGGGGAGGATACGGTGCTCGACAAGCAGATTTTCTTCGAGGAGAAGCTGGTGGATGCCCAGACGGAGGCGGCTCGCCGGGAAGGCCGCGGCATCCTTTCGCTCCCCCTGACAAGCCCTCCTAGCTTCCGGGCGGAAAACAATCAGATTCGGTGGCGACTGCGGGTGCGCGGCGCCATCCGCTGGTGGCCGGATGTGCACGATGAGTATGAGATTGCCGTGCGAGCGGCCAAGCTGAGCCAAGAGCGGCTATGA
- a CDS encoding sugar phosphate nucleotidyltransferase: MRIARQAALVTTAFVLGAGFGTRLRPLTESEPKPLLPVFQVPLLTHAFDQLLRVGCQRFLVNTHHLADRFAHHFPEAHYRGRPLLFRHEPDILETGGGLANIRDLLPPEESIFVYNGDILATLPLAPALAAHQESDYLATLLLRSQGPARHLAYQEGRVTDIRGRVANRPGTHQFTGIYLVRPAFFDLLPDPPEKVSVIEAFLAALEDRRLGGVVIDEGAWLDLGTREALLEAHRQPPLAQLPPRIADEAAIAENVFLDDATWIGPHAQVGRGASLENCLLWPGAQVAAGARLRRCIVRSGKLAEGRQEDVDF, encoded by the coding sequence ATGAGAATTGCCCGGCAGGCTGCCCTCGTGACGACCGCCTTTGTTCTGGGAGCCGGCTTTGGCACCCGACTTCGCCCCCTGACCGAGAGCGAGCCCAAGCCCCTCTTGCCGGTCTTCCAAGTTCCCCTCCTGACGCACGCCTTCGACCAACTCCTCCGGGTCGGCTGCCAACGCTTCCTCGTCAACACCCACCACTTGGCAGATCGCTTCGCCCACCATTTCCCCGAAGCCCACTATCGCGGACGCCCCCTGCTCTTTCGCCATGAACCAGACATCCTGGAAACCGGAGGAGGCCTGGCCAATATCCGCGACCTCCTCCCTCCCGAAGAATCGATCTTCGTCTACAACGGCGATATCCTCGCCACCCTCCCGCTCGCACCGGCGCTGGCAGCGCACCAGGAAAGCGATTACCTGGCCACCCTCCTCCTCCGCAGCCAGGGCCCAGCCCGGCATCTCGCCTACCAGGAGGGTCGCGTGACCGACATCCGGGGACGCGTCGCCAACCGCCCCGGCACCCATCAATTCACCGGCATCTACCTCGTTCGCCCGGCCTTCTTCGACCTCTTGCCCGACCCGCCGGAGAAGGTCTCCGTGATCGAAGCCTTTCTGGCCGCCCTCGAAGACCGGCGTCTCGGAGGCGTGGTCATCGATGAAGGCGCTTGGCTCGACCTGGGCACGAGGGAGGCGCTTTTGGAAGCGCACCGCCAGCCTCCCCTGGCCCAGCTCCCCCCGCGCATCGCGGACGAGGCGGCCATCGCGGAAAACGTCTTCTTGGATGACGCCACCTGGATCGGCCCCCACGCCCAAGTGGGCCGGGGAGCGTCTTTGGAAAACTGCCTCCTCTGGCCAGGGGCCCAGGTGGCAGCGGGCGCGCGTCTGCGACGCTGCATTGTCAGAAGTGGAAAGTTGGCAGAAGGAAGGCAGGAAGATGTCGACTTCTAA
- a CDS encoding phosphotransferase, producing MSTSNFPTLLAATRRAFSLEEGAALQLEPILKGGSDRAYYRITGVQPCILSVYGTERQENESFAPLTHFLAERVGVPVPQILAQDLKARRLWLQDLGETDLYALAQSQSEDRLKACASALTHVARLHRFPLAQTDDLGSHVQLAFDNLLYQWEQDYFFNEFVIPFSQLKEESIASLREHPELARLRDDLAALPRCLVHRDFQSHNLIWHQGQTWFIDYQGLRPGRGEYDLASFLYDPYVDFTENERSQLLAVYQEALAQEVNPSLLRDCALQRLMQALGAYGYLSLKKGKTAFLEHIPPALERLRLVLAESPLSSTPLGTLRFETLRHEPFRSSA from the coding sequence ATGTCGACTTCTAACTTCCCCACCCTCCTGGCAGCCACCCGCCGTGCCTTCTCGCTGGAGGAGGGAGCCGCGCTCCAGCTCGAACCCATTTTGAAAGGGGGCTCCGATCGCGCCTACTACCGGATCACCGGCGTCCAGCCCTGCATCCTCTCCGTCTACGGAACCGAGCGCCAGGAGAACGAATCCTTTGCCCCGCTCACTCATTTTTTGGCAGAACGGGTCGGGGTCCCCGTTCCCCAGATCTTGGCCCAAGACCTCAAGGCTCGTCGCCTTTGGCTACAGGATCTGGGCGAAACCGATCTCTACGCCCTCGCCCAAAGCCAAAGCGAAGATCGCCTCAAGGCCTGTGCCTCCGCCCTGACTCACGTGGCCCGGCTCCACCGCTTCCCCCTCGCGCAGACGGACGACCTCGGGAGCCATGTCCAACTCGCCTTCGACAACCTTCTCTACCAATGGGAGCAGGACTATTTCTTCAATGAATTCGTGATTCCCTTCAGCCAACTCAAAGAAGAAAGCATCGCCTCGCTACGAGAACACCCGGAGCTGGCCCGCCTCCGGGACGACTTGGCGGCCCTACCACGCTGCTTGGTACATCGGGACTTCCAGAGCCACAACCTGATCTGGCACCAAGGCCAGACCTGGTTCATCGACTACCAGGGACTCCGTCCCGGCCGGGGAGAATACGATCTCGCTTCTTTCCTCTATGATCCCTACGTCGATTTTACCGAAAACGAACGCAGCCAACTTCTCGCGGTCTACCAAGAAGCGCTCGCGCAGGAGGTGAATCCCTCGCTCCTGCGCGACTGCGCGCTCCAGCGCCTCATGCAAGCGCTCGGGGCCTACGGCTATCTCTCCTTGAAAAAGGGCAAGACCGCCTTTTTGGAACACATTCCCCCTGCCCTCGAGCGCCTCCGGCTCGTCCTCGCCGAAAGCCCGCTCTCCTCCACTCCCCTCGGCACCCTCCGTTTTGAAACCCTCCGCCATGAGCCTTTCCGATCTTCTGCCTGA
- a CDS encoding HAD-IB family phosphatase, with the protein MKLLVFDCDSTLSAIEGVDEMARLRGEAIFAEVAELTTQAMNGEIPIQSIFARRLALIRPDRALCTQIGALYLQHLAPGIEETLRVTRQAGWSPLILSGGFRQAIEPLAAALQIEAIEAVPLHFTPTGAYQGFDPSYPTTRNGGKPELIRQLRTRLQPSQIVMVGDGVSDWETSPEVDLFVGFGGFTARPAVKEKSEAFIHSFGELPPLLERLPLAPAR; encoded by the coding sequence ATGAAGCTCCTCGTGTTCGACTGCGACTCCACCCTCAGCGCCATCGAGGGGGTGGATGAAATGGCGAGGCTGCGCGGCGAAGCCATCTTCGCGGAAGTGGCAGAGCTCACCACCCAAGCCATGAACGGGGAGATCCCCATCCAATCCATCTTCGCGCGGCGACTGGCCCTCATCCGCCCCGACCGCGCCCTCTGCACCCAGATCGGAGCGCTCTATCTCCAACACCTCGCGCCCGGGATCGAGGAAACCCTCCGAGTGACCCGCCAAGCCGGATGGAGCCCCCTCATCCTGAGCGGCGGATTCCGGCAAGCGATTGAACCTCTCGCGGCCGCCCTCCAGATCGAAGCCATCGAAGCCGTCCCCCTCCACTTCACACCCACCGGCGCCTACCAGGGCTTCGATCCCAGCTACCCCACCACCCGCAATGGCGGCAAACCTGAACTCATTCGCCAACTGCGGACGCGGCTCCAGCCCAGCCAGATCGTCATGGTGGGCGATGGCGTGTCCGATTGGGAAACCTCCCCCGAGGTCGATCTCTTCGTCGGCTTTGGTGGCTTCACCGCCCGCCCTGCCGTAAAAGAAAAATCCGAGGCCTTCATTCATTCCTTCGGCGAACTGCCCCCACTCTTGGAAAGGCTCCCCCTCGCCCCCGCCCGCTGA
- a CDS encoding nucleoside hydrolase-like domain-containing protein has product MSPRRPHHQPALRLSAGLALLLFLPLPTTQAEETDSGSGQQVRHRLAILADMGNEADEEQQIAHMLMNSNEFDLEALIAVTGIFLRPESRIPYRQKLHPELFQELIDAYEKVLPNLRLHASGWPEPAYLRSIVTTGQTGYGIDDVGPGKASPGSLRLMELLQKEDPRPLWLVVNAGSNTLAQALLDLEAELESEPVRFAELLGRLRIYENGAQDNAGAWLCARYPDLHWIRSNFQTYSFGGPKADIGPHFWQPYDYSPDGQDDWLKEHVRTGHGALGDRYPQRLLNERVWFMEGGGTIPWLGLVNKGLFDINEPSWGGWGGRFTREKIKNVWSRHPKIKRDERQSAPFFAHSDAADTWLNPLSGETITGEFVPVWRWRPAMYANLQCRMDWCVQPYEEANHHPVAALGSDRSDTILRQAAQPGSTLHFDASLSQDPDGDSLEFSWWHYREAGTYPQPLLLVDPASASLSLEIPQDAAGTQIHLILEVRDQNPIASLSDYRRLVIDVPAEPID; this is encoded by the coding sequence ATGTCCCCCCGCCGCCCCCACCACCAGCCAGCTCTCCGGCTCTCGGCCGGCCTCGCGCTTCTCCTCTTCCTCCCTCTCCCGACCACCCAGGCCGAAGAAACAGACTCAGGCAGCGGCCAGCAGGTGCGCCACCGCCTCGCCATCCTGGCCGACATGGGGAACGAAGCGGACGAAGAACAGCAAATAGCCCACATGCTGATGAACAGCAATGAGTTCGACCTTGAAGCGCTCATCGCTGTAACCGGCATTTTCCTCCGTCCAGAAAGCCGCATCCCCTATCGCCAAAAACTCCATCCCGAGCTCTTCCAGGAACTCATCGATGCCTACGAAAAAGTGCTGCCCAACCTCCGGCTGCACGCCAGCGGCTGGCCGGAACCGGCCTACCTCCGCTCCATCGTCACCACCGGGCAGACTGGCTACGGCATCGACGACGTCGGCCCCGGGAAAGCCAGCCCCGGCTCCTTGCGGCTGATGGAGCTGCTGCAAAAAGAAGACCCGCGGCCCCTCTGGCTCGTGGTGAACGCCGGCTCCAACACCCTCGCCCAAGCCCTCCTCGATCTAGAAGCCGAACTCGAGTCCGAGCCGGTTCGATTCGCCGAACTCCTCGGCCGCCTGCGGATTTACGAAAACGGAGCCCAAGACAACGCCGGAGCCTGGCTCTGCGCCCGCTATCCCGACCTTCACTGGATCCGGAGCAACTTCCAAACCTACTCCTTCGGGGGGCCGAAGGCCGACATCGGACCGCACTTCTGGCAACCCTACGACTACAGCCCGGATGGGCAAGACGACTGGCTCAAAGAGCACGTCCGGACGGGCCATGGAGCGCTGGGCGATCGCTACCCGCAGCGTCTTTTGAATGAGCGGGTCTGGTTCATGGAAGGCGGTGGCACCATTCCTTGGCTGGGCCTCGTCAACAAAGGGCTCTTCGACATCAATGAGCCTTCCTGGGGTGGCTGGGGCGGACGCTTCACCCGCGAGAAGATCAAAAACGTCTGGTCCCGCCATCCCAAGATCAAGCGAGATGAACGCCAAAGCGCCCCCTTCTTCGCCCATAGCGATGCCGCGGACACCTGGCTCAATCCACTTTCGGGGGAAACCATCACGGGCGAATTCGTGCCGGTCTGGCGATGGCGACCCGCCATGTATGCCAATCTCCAATGTCGCATGGACTGGTGCGTCCAGCCCTACGAAGAAGCCAACCACCATCCGGTAGCCGCTCTCGGCTCCGACCGGAGCGACACCATCCTCCGCCAGGCCGCCCAACCGGGATCGACCCTCCACTTCGACGCCTCGCTCAGCCAAGACCCGGATGGCGATTCTCTGGAATTCTCTTGGTGGCACTACCGAGAAGCCGGGACCTACCCGCAGCCCCTCCTCCTGGTCGACCCCGCCTCCGCCTCCCTCTCGCTGGAAATCCCTCAGGACGCCGCCGGGACCCAGATCCACCTCATCTTGGAGGTGCGCGACCAGAACCCCATCGCTTCGCTCTCCGACTACCGCCGTCTCGTCATCGACGTGCCCGCGGAGCCGATCGATTGA
- a CDS encoding serine hydrolase domain-containing protein gives MLIASEAQLEAVKEAFEDNFTQRRELGASLSIWKQGREVLSLHQGWCEREQERPWTEETLAVVWSSTKGPASACVLRALDESGGGLETPVGEVWPALRTGRLTMGQLLSHQGGLAVLDEAASVFDYPAVVRALEGQAPHWQPPRHGYHPRTFGFLLDEVVRRLAGGESLASYWQRNFAAPLRLDFWIGLPEAEEPRVARLYPGRMPGRAEETALYTEFIQAHGDPASLTARAFASPRGLGGVQEMNQPRVWRAEFPGFGGIGSARSLGKFYAMMAQGGFWQGQRYLSEKVLRWMRTALTNGPDEVLKLPASFTAGLMKDPLGRDGRKSRLTFGPSTSAFGHPGAGGSLGFADPENGLAYAYVMNQMEFGILPGQKSNAMVRALYGLAG, from the coding sequence ATGCTGATCGCGAGCGAGGCCCAGTTGGAAGCGGTCAAGGAGGCTTTCGAAGACAATTTCACCCAACGCCGGGAACTCGGTGCTTCGCTCTCTATTTGGAAGCAGGGCCGGGAGGTGCTCTCGCTCCACCAGGGATGGTGCGAGAGGGAGCAGGAACGACCCTGGACGGAGGAGACCTTGGCGGTGGTTTGGTCCTCGACCAAGGGCCCGGCCTCGGCCTGCGTCTTGCGCGCCTTGGATGAGTCTGGCGGGGGTTTGGAGACCCCGGTGGGGGAGGTTTGGCCAGCGCTGCGGACGGGCCGCTTGACGATGGGGCAGCTGCTCTCCCACCAGGGAGGGCTGGCGGTTTTGGACGAGGCGGCCAGCGTGTTCGACTACCCCGCAGTGGTCCGCGCGCTCGAGGGGCAAGCGCCCCACTGGCAACCGCCTCGGCACGGCTACCACCCGCGGACCTTTGGCTTTCTCTTGGACGAGGTGGTGCGTCGGCTGGCGGGCGGGGAATCGCTCGCCTCGTATTGGCAAAGGAACTTCGCGGCGCCCCTCCGGCTGGATTTCTGGATCGGCTTGCCCGAGGCGGAGGAGCCGCGCGTGGCTAGGCTCTATCCCGGACGCATGCCGGGCCGAGCCGAGGAGACCGCACTTTACACGGAGTTCATTCAAGCCCACGGGGATCCCGCTTCGCTCACGGCAAGAGCCTTCGCTTCCCCGCGTGGCTTGGGAGGGGTGCAGGAGATGAATCAGCCTCGGGTGTGGCGAGCGGAATTCCCTGGATTTGGAGGCATCGGCTCGGCCCGCTCTCTCGGGAAGTTCTACGCCATGATGGCCCAGGGCGGCTTTTGGCAGGGCCAGCGCTATCTCTCCGAAAAGGTGCTGCGGTGGATGCGCACGGCCCTCACCAATGGCCCGGATGAGGTGCTCAAACTCCCGGCCAGTTTCACGGCAGGTCTCATGAAAGATCCTTTGGGAAGAGATGGCCGGAAGAGCCGCCTGACTTTCGGCCCCTCCACGAGTGCCTTTGGCCATCCCGGGGCGGGCGGGAGTCTGGGCTTCGCCGATCCTGAGAACGGCCTGGCCTACGCGTATGTGATGAATCAGATGGAGTTCGGGATTCTCCCTGGCCAGAAATCGAACGCCATGGTGCGGGCGCTTTATGGTCTGGCAGGATAG
- a CDS encoding alpha-1,4-glucan--maltose-1-phosphate maltosyltransferase, with amino-acid sequence MSLSDLLPEGPTGPSAQILNPYPWIDGGRYPVKRTVGEKLEVYADVFRDGHDLVAAALCYRPAGDSQWRESDFRPLEQDRWGGQLRFPEVGAWEYTIVAWPDDIGTWLRDFQKKLDAGLADLSVEIEEGALLLETSARLASQVGHSPAAEQLATAAQALRLSAPAESRELILAEPLPSLWKRYPDRRLATFHPIMRAYVESERARFSAWYEFFPRNAHHDGQTHGTFRDCLPMLDHAARLGFDVVYLPPIHPIGQTNRKGKNNTKTAEPDDVGSPWAIGGPAGGHYEVEPALGSVDDFVWLVQQAKARGLEIALDYALNCSPDHPYVTQHPDWFQQRPDGSIKFAENPPKKYEDIYPLNFHCADWKNLWQELTRIVLCWCERGVRLYRVDNPHTKPVAFWEYLIATVRRRFPDTLFLSEAFTQPRMMQVLGKAGFSQSYTYFTWRTSKQELIDYVNELTQGPMKDFYRANFWPNTPDILAYELWNAPREKFMIRAFLAATLSPSWGIYSGFELCENQPLPPKEEYLHSEKYQLVARDWEEPGHIGDFIQRLNQIRRRQPALQEYTNVGFCRVANDQLLAYTRMASETGSPLLLIVNLDPERKQEGTVHLESLGLAPGQRFTVRDLLTGKHYSWSGPENYVALDPEKAVAHLFELSLP; translated from the coding sequence ATGAGCCTTTCCGATCTTCTGCCTGAAGGCCCTACCGGTCCCTCGGCGCAAATCCTCAACCCCTATCCATGGATCGACGGCGGTCGCTATCCAGTCAAACGCACCGTGGGCGAGAAACTCGAAGTCTACGCCGACGTCTTTCGCGATGGCCATGACCTCGTGGCCGCCGCCCTCTGCTATCGCCCAGCAGGGGACAGCCAATGGCGCGAGTCGGACTTCCGGCCGCTAGAGCAGGACCGTTGGGGCGGGCAGCTCCGGTTCCCCGAGGTCGGCGCTTGGGAATACACCATCGTGGCCTGGCCCGATGACATCGGCACCTGGCTGCGCGACTTCCAGAAGAAACTGGACGCCGGGCTGGCCGATCTTTCCGTCGAAATCGAAGAAGGGGCGCTCCTCTTGGAAACCTCGGCTCGCCTCGCCAGCCAAGTCGGCCACTCCCCAGCCGCCGAGCAGCTGGCCACGGCCGCCCAAGCCCTCCGCCTGAGCGCCCCGGCGGAAAGTAGGGAGCTGATCTTAGCCGAGCCCCTGCCCTCCCTCTGGAAGCGCTACCCCGATCGGCGCCTGGCCACCTTCCACCCGATCATGCGAGCCTACGTGGAATCGGAACGGGCCCGGTTTTCGGCCTGGTATGAATTCTTCCCGCGCAATGCCCACCATGATGGCCAGACCCATGGCACCTTTCGGGATTGTCTCCCGATGCTCGACCACGCGGCCCGGCTCGGCTTCGACGTGGTCTACCTCCCGCCCATCCACCCCATCGGCCAGACCAATCGGAAAGGAAAAAACAACACCAAAACGGCTGAGCCAGACGACGTCGGATCCCCCTGGGCCATCGGGGGGCCGGCCGGCGGGCACTACGAGGTCGAACCGGCCCTCGGCTCGGTGGACGACTTCGTATGGCTGGTGCAGCAAGCCAAAGCGCGTGGGCTCGAGATCGCCCTGGACTACGCCCTCAATTGCTCGCCCGACCACCCCTACGTCACCCAGCATCCCGACTGGTTCCAACAGCGGCCCGATGGCTCGATCAAATTCGCGGAAAACCCGCCCAAGAAATACGAAGACATCTACCCGCTCAACTTCCACTGCGCGGACTGGAAAAACCTCTGGCAAGAGCTGACCCGGATTGTGCTCTGCTGGTGCGAGCGCGGCGTCCGCCTCTACCGAGTAGACAATCCGCACACCAAACCGGTCGCCTTTTGGGAATACCTCATCGCGACCGTCCGCCGCCGCTTTCCCGATACCCTCTTTCTCTCCGAAGCCTTCACCCAACCCCGCATGATGCAGGTCTTGGGCAAGGCCGGGTTCAGCCAAAGCTACACCTACTTCACTTGGCGCACTTCCAAGCAGGAGCTCATCGACTATGTGAACGAGCTGACCCAAGGGCCCATGAAAGACTTCTACCGAGCCAACTTTTGGCCGAACACCCCCGACATCCTGGCCTACGAACTCTGGAATGCCCCGCGCGAAAAGTTCATGATCCGGGCCTTCCTGGCGGCCACCCTCTCGCCCAGTTGGGGAATCTACTCCGGCTTCGAACTCTGCGAAAACCAACCCCTCCCGCCGAAAGAGGAATACCTTCACTCAGAGAAATACCAGTTGGTTGCACGGGATTGGGAAGAGCCGGGGCATATAGGCGATTTCATCCAGCGCCTCAATCAAATCCGCCGCCGCCAACCGGCACTCCAGGAATACACCAATGTCGGTTTCTGCCGCGTTGCCAATGACCAGCTCTTGGCCTACACCCGGATGGCCAGCGAAACCGGCTCCCCCCTCCTTCTCATTGTCAATCTGGACCCCGAGAGGAAACAAGAAGGAACCGTCCACTTGGAATCGCTCGGCCTCGCTCCCGGCCAGCGCTTCACCGTGCGCGATCTTCTGACCGGCAAGCACTACTCTTGGAGCGGACCGGAAAATTACGTCGCCCTCGACCCCGAAAAAGCCGTGGCCCACCTCTTCGAACTCTCTCTCCCCTAA